From a single Lolium rigidum isolate FL_2022 chromosome 7, APGP_CSIRO_Lrig_0.1, whole genome shotgun sequence genomic region:
- the LOC124670597 gene encoding uncharacterized protein LOC124670597, producing MATVHYAAPPPPPNAHALSRPRADAAALLPDDGSDSESVAESSCPGPYSRQSASSGFLGRDDDDDGCSSCVEGNELGGYHYQEADDDDDDDEVSTASVWWKKRLAAGDSCVFQPSVAREEAEDPERVAARQAEDRKFWEDCLGTGYP from the coding sequence ATGGCCACTGTGCATtacgcggcgccgccgccgccgccgaacgcCCACGCGCTCTCGAGGCcgcgcgccgacgccgccgcgctcCTCCCCGACGACGGCAGCGACAGCGAGAGCGTCGCGGAGTCGTCGTGCCCCGGCCCGTACTCGCGCCAGTCGGCGTCGAGCGGCTTCCTCggccgcgacgacgacgacgacggctgcAGCAGCTGCGTCGAGGGAAACGAGCTAGGCGGCTACCACTACCAGGAagctgacgacgacgacgacgacgacgaggtcaGCACGGCGAGCGTGTGGTGGAAGAAGCGACTGGCGGCCGGAGACAGCTGCGTGTTCCAACCGTCGGTGgctcgcgaggaggcggaggacccggagcgggtggcggcgcggcaggcGGAGGACCGCAAGTTCTGGGAGGACTGCCTCGGCACAGGGTATCCATGA